TGGCACACAGAccccaacaagatggttatttGAAACACTAGTGTGCCAGCTTCACAGACAaccagctttctgaataaagttgtcTTGTGCAGCCAGCAGaacaagcttggactcagtaacgcCATAACTGGCTTTCACCTTACCCTGTGGAATTTACTTTTGTTCTGTAAAATGAATGTTGTTTCCAGGGGGACAGGGTGTCAGCATTCTATGTGGAACTGCCAGGCAAGGTGGTAAGGGCACCAGAGGAAAACCCCAGAAGATGCTGCTTCTCCTGCTCAGCTGTCTCCTGCCCACCACCAATGGGAAGAACTGCCTCCAATGCTGGCAAGAGCTGCCTGCACTGATAGATTATGACCTGCAGATTCTTTGGGGCACTCCAGGGCCACCCGCAGAGCTCTCCCAAAGCCTCCATTCCCTATTCATGGACAATCAGTCTTCTCCTGAAAACTCGTACCTTGGTGAGGCACAGCCAGGAGACCCAGGGATCAGGGCTGACCCCTTTACCTGGCCCGGCGTCTTAATCCTCTAACTTTGTCCCAAACCCCATTCTCAGGTCAAGACCATTTGGAGGAAGCAGCAGGAACGTTATTCACTCACATAGATAAAGCCATTAAGAAGCTTCGAGATGGTGAGGAAGCTTAGCATCCTAGGGCCCCAGGGCTTGGGTTAACAAAACCTGATCCTCCAAGGCATTCCCTGAAGACCACTGGCATGTGGTGGGGCAGTGTTGTGAAGGGTGGGATTGGACACAACATCTATCTGTGTGCTGTACAGAATTTCTGTCTGAAAAAACTGGTTTGAATTCCTAATATTAAGAAAGTTAGGTTATTGATTCCACCTACGGAACAGACAGCGAAAAcaccccttccttcctgctccaCCCAGATAAACCATCACTTTTGGAAGAAGTTCGTGTCCTGAAGCAGCAATTTTCCAAGGAGCTGGAGGATGTATCTGAGGGGCTGAAGGACAAGGGTGAGAGGTGGGGCTGGCCCCTGCTCATCACCCAGCCCTTCACTTCCCAGAGTCCTGATGAGACAGAGTCCAATCTGCAGCCCCCTTTGGGCCCTTCCCCTGCCCTTGCCTGGGGCACCTAACCACACTTTCTCGCAGCTGTGATTCCTGCTCacaccccagtccctcccagctctGTCTGCCTCCCCAGAAACTCAGTCTCTCTACCATTTCACCCTCCTGGGCAGCCTGCAATGAGTCCTGTGGTGAGTATTTTGGGGACCAGGTCTgggtgaggggtgaggggcaCCTGACTCTCTCTAAGGCTCCTACCCATTCTCTCTCATAGACATCCGCTCCACATTGGAGGTAATCAGTTGCACCACATGCCAGAAACACTTCCTTACCTGCCAAGACCCTGCTGTCTGCCCAGGTCAGTGGTCAACCAACCATCTTGGCCTCCAGCCTCCCCGCCTCCACTCCAGGTCCGTTGTTGTCTTTGCCTGGAATGTCTTCTTCCTCTGTCTACCCCTGATCCCTTTGTGCTGCCCATCCTCCCTGGGGAactcccaggatgtctggattcCACATGTCCAGCTTCAGAGCCATAGAGCCATCTGCCTCTAGGACATGTTCTCAGGGGGCCTGTCAGGTCCCTAAAGTCAACATGCCTGGGGACATGTCCAAATCCATCTCAACTCCCCCAGATCTACTCTTCCTTCAGGCCCCCTCTCAGCAAATGTCTCACTCAAGTCCTCAACCTCCTAAACCAGGAGTCTCCCTCCCTTACTCAGAGTATGTAGTCACCAGGTCTTGCTAAAGAATTCTTCAACatgttaccatatgatccttcCAACCTCCTCTTCTCAGACAGCCTCACCTCTTACCTGGATTTTGGCAGAATTTCCtaactggcctccctgcctctcctGGTCACCTCTCACTCAGCAATCAAAGAACTCTCTCTCTCAAGGAGCCAATCTACCTATGACACTCCCTGTTATAACTTTCAGTAGCTCCCAGTGGCCCCCAGATAAAGCACACCCACCTAGGGAGGCCCTGCTTGCCTGTACCCTCCCCTGTCTTCCCAGACACACAGAGCTGCTGACACGCTGGACAGACAGCTTCATGCTTCTGACCTTGAACACTCTgtgtcctctgcctggaacacagttTGGCTCCTTGAccatctgaactgaactactaGTCTTTCAAAGTCCAGTTCAGAATTCCTGTTTCTTAAGAAGCTTTTCATGACTAGCTCTGAGCTAGTCAACCCAGAGCTCATTGACCCTCCCAGTGATCGTTCAGCCCGtgccctgccctgctctgctCCCCTGGGACACCACAGCAGACTCTTTGGTTTCTCTCCCTCCTGAAGATCAGGGACCCTGTTTCACTCATCTCTAGATGTAGGtgggcatacagtaggtgctcagtgtcTACAAACAGATGACCGAGTGGgtgaataaaagaaggaaagaatgcagCCTCCTCTTGGAGCTGAGATGGCCCTGTCTGCTCCCTAATCACTGGCTCTCCCTTTCCCCCTCTCCCAGGAGCATGGACTGGGAAGAACTTCAGGTGGGCTATGGGCATCGGCATCGCTCTGCCCCTGGCGACCCTAGCTGGAGGTGGGTGAGTGCCTGCTGCAAGCCCCATGTCCCCAAGGAAGGCACGCCTACAGCTTGACTGACCCATCTCCACCCTGTTTCCTGGCCCAGATGTTACATTTTCTggctcaagaagaagaaaaagaaggaggaggaggaggcacaaAAGGTCCTGGGACCTCCAGGATCCCCGAGGAGGGAAAGCTGTGTCTGCTTGGGGATAGCAAGTCTAGAGGCCCCAAGTCTGGTTCCCTGGGCCTGGTTTCCAAAGGAGTGTAGGATCGAGGGCTGGGACTCAGGAGAGCCACCATCAGCCCCCAGTGTGAGCAGACCCATCCAGGGCCAGGCGCCCGGGACAGAGCAAGAGCAAAGCCCTCAATCTCCAACTGACCCACAAAGTGCTCCCTGCCCATAGCTGTCATCATCCCTCTGCAGCACCCACCTTTACCCTTCACCACCCTGCTACCTGACTGCACAGACTCCCAACAATCCCCCTGGTCCTCTGCTCCTGGTTGGGTTTGGCCAGCTGGAGGTCAGAGGCAGAAGCAGGCCTGCTTCTCCTCTCTTGGCAGGGACCAGCTGGCCACTTGTCATCTTCAACTGAACAAAGGTCCCAGCTGCTGTCAGGAAGCTCTCTTACCTCTGGGTTTTGGTAACTCTACCTGTCCCGACCCCTCTACCTGGGGTAGTAACAGCTCTGAAGTTCTGAGGCCCAGGAAACTGCATTCTCTCTTGAGGTTTCTCTACACCCATGCTTTGTAAATGTCTTTTATTAAAACACCCTCCTCGTACTCTGATGCCCTGTGCCATCCGCTTCCTGCTGGACCCTGCATGGATGCAGCCGGCACTATGATCCTCCCCACATGGGCCCACAAGGACTGTCCATGTCCTCAACCTTTTCCCGCCAGCCCAAAACCCTTCCCTCTCAGAAAGATCTCTCTCCTAGTCCCAGAAGTGGTAACCACAGGATCACACTAACCCGTCCTGATTTCAACACCAGAGTTGAGGGCAGCAATGGCCTGGGCCCCGTGAGGCGTTCCCATGTCTGGGTATGGAAAGCAtgaagtgcaagtgttagttgctcagtcacatccgactctttgcaacctcatggtctgtagccggccaggctctttGGTCCATGGGTGTGGAAGAGAGGAGGTAAGAGGCCAGTAGGAGGCCCCAGCAAGAGTAGGGACTAGCAGAAGAACCCCAGAAAACAGGTTCCAAGTCACATCAGTAGAAGACCTCACCTGGGAACACCCAAGTTGCCAGAGGATCACAGGTGCTGCCAACAGTGAACTTTACTTGAGACCCTGAGGCACAGCTCTGCCCTTTCCCCTCAACCCTGTGCCCCTTCCCACTAATCCCCCAGCCTCTCAGTTTTGGTTCAGGCTCTCGCTGGAGACTGAATGGGAGGCCACACCCAGATCTAGGACCCTGGTCTGCAGGTTGGCTCACAGGAGTGAAAGGAAGCAGGTCTGAGACCAGAGCTATGGATAGGCAGCCCAGAACCTGGACTCAAATCCTGACTCTAATGTTGAGGTTCTGGTTTCCCCTCTCTGCATTTGTTTCCCCTCTGAGCACAGAGCAGGAGATGCAATGTTCTAGCCAGGCTGGTATGCCCACTGGGTTCATAACTGCCATCCCATATTTGCTCAGGCTGTGGGTCCAAAATCAATGCctcatccccttccccttctaCAGTCCACTGAACTCCTGCTGGCGCCCATGGCCCATCTCCTAAAACAGGGTCTCTTGTCCCCTTTGGTTCTACTGGTGTTCCCTCCTAAGAGCTGGCAGCCAGGCTGGAAGTAGGCTGACTTCAGCATCACCATCCAGCAGTAAGACTCACTgggcgggggcagggaggagaatgCAAGAGACCAAGGTGAGACATAAACAGAACAGAACGTAAACAGCAGTCTGGGCGGGAAGCACCATGGCCAAGGGCAGCTGTGGGTACCCAGCTGCAGGCATCTCCAGCTCACCACACCAGGAATCCAGGAAGGCCTCCTGGAGGTGGTGTCTTCAACTGCGAGAGGCCCGggaagatggaagggagggaggagtgTTTTCACTGAGGATCCAGCATTACAGAGAGGAGGTACAGAAGACCTTGAAAGAGTTCAAGAGCCCCAAGAAACGTGGCTGGAGGGAGAGGCCCAGATAAGAGGCTGGTGACAGGGAGGATAACAGGGAATCCCAAGCCCATGTGGGTCCAAAGCAAGCCTGAGAAAAAACCCACGTGGGACTCCTGGCACAGTAGGCAGGTAGGGCAGGCTGGGGGAGAGGCAGCAGAGGGTTTTGTCAGAAGCAGACCGAAGTCCCCAGGGGGGAAGAGTCCGTAGACGTAAGATGTTGGGAAAAGCGTACGATCAGGACCTACTCGTAGCCATTCTGAATGACTGGGCAGAGCCCCAGTTGCTGTCATGGAACTCCAGGGATCTGTGGTTCTCTGCATGTCTGTGAAAGCCGGTTGCCACCTAGGACATAGAAAAAGTCAAACTCCCTTGGCTGTGATTTGTTTTCCTATTTGTATTTAAATTGGGACTTAGACTACTACCTCAAATGAATCAGAGCAACTGTTTTCTGGTGCCTGCAGTAAAAGCAGGAAACCCTGGTATAATTTATATGAAGTACGAGATTGTGTGTTTGTATGCATATATCTCTTATCAAcagattttttattatttgtgggCATATTTGCATGAAAACTAGATATACTGCTTTCTGCTGGAGTAGAAACATTAAGGACTTTTGGGTCAGGCAAATGTTGACCAAAACACAGGCTCTGGAGGACTCCTGCTTCTGACTGTGACAGGCAGCTCAGAGCAGACCAACACTCCCACCAAGGGCAACTATAAATAAAGCATGTCCAAAGAGCAGAACAAGACAGGAAGTCTGTTTAGGACACCAGATGAGGTCCCCAAGTGAAGAGAGCTCTCTGCAGTGAGCCCATGTCCTTCCATGACTGTCCTAGGGCCTTTCAGGCTGAGCAGATCAGGTTAAGAGGCAGGCTGAGGTGCTGGGCCAAGGATGACTGCCATGTTTGGAGCAGCCAAGAGAATTTCAGCAATACCATGGGACCGCAAATTTACAAGTTGGAGTTCTAGCTTGCCCACACAGAATAAGAGGTCCCTGAAAGCAGGGCAACGCTTTCAGAAAGCACTGTATTTCTTCCTGTTCCTCCAAGGTGCCTCCCTATTCTTAAGCAGCACAGGCTTAAGATTGCTAAAGACAAAGAAATCAAGCAGAAAGGATCTGAAATACAATTTATCAGAGACTGGAATGCTATGGAAATAAAAGTTGGCATTCACAACCCACATAGGAAGACAAACTTTGATAAATACCCCAGGATATTGGTTAGAAAGGTTATAGCTTAAAAGAGGGAGTGTATCAGTGGCAGACTAATCCTTACAAAGGATGGAGCTCAGACTGATGGACCCTCAGTCTCTGACAAAACTGAAGAGACCTGTTCTTCCTCCATATCACTGCTGAAGGAAAGTGTAAATACtttcagaaggaaaatgataccaTCTAGAGCCACTACTGTTTCATTTATAGGGCCTAGTATTCAATTAAATATTAACAGGCACACAAAAATAAGATCAAGAAAAAAAGCAGATAATAGAAATAAGTCTACAAGGGATCTATATATGAGAGTTATctgttataaattttaataactgGATGAATgcatccaaaaaaaattttttttcagatttccagATAAAATTGACATTATGACCTTGTGTTAGTTTAAGGagtatgtgttgattttatatacttATCTATTGCAAAGTAGTTACCACCGCAGCATTAACTATCACTTCCATAAAGTCACGTAACTAcctttttgtggtgagaacatttaagatctactctcttagcaaggttcaagtatataatacagtattatgaACTATAGTAACCATGCAGTAGTACATTAGATCTTTAAAATTGATTCATCTtttaactagaagtttgtaccttttgaccaaaGTCTCCCTATTTCGCCTACCCTCTAACCTCTGGCAAcaccattctactctgtttctgtgagtttgttttctaaagaTTCCAAATGAAAGTGATAttgtatagtatttgtctttgtctgacttatttcgctTAGCATAAAGCCTTCATGTTTCCATCCATGCCTTCATGTTTCCACCCATGTTACtaaaaatggcagaatttccttctttctcatggctaaataacattccattatccattcatctgt
The window above is part of the Bos javanicus breed banteng chromosome 2, ARS-OSU_banteng_1.0, whole genome shotgun sequence genome. Proteins encoded here:
- the TEX51 gene encoding testis-expressed protein 51 isoform X2, which codes for MLLLLLSCLLPTTNGKNCLQCWQELPALIDYDLQILWGTPGPPAELSQSLHSLFMDNQSSPENSYLGQDHLEEAAGTLFTHIDKAIKKLRDDKPSLLEEVRVLKQQFSKELEDVSEGLKDKGESCDSCSHPSPSQLCLPPQKLSLSTISPSWAACNESCDIRSTLEVISCTTCQKHFLTCQDPAVCPGQWSTNHLGLQPPRLHSRSMDWEELQVGYGHRHRSAPGDPSWRCYIFWLKKKKKKEEEEAQKVLGPPGSPRRESCVCLGIASLEAPSLVPWAWFPKECRIEGWDSGEPPSAPSGPAGHLSSSTEQRSQLLSGSSLTSGFW
- the TEX51 gene encoding testis-expressed protein 51 isoform X8; translation: MLLLLLSCLLPTTNGKNCLQCWQELPALIDYDLQILWGTPGPPAELSQSLHSLFMDNQSSPENSYLGQDHLEEAAGTLFTHIDKAIKKLRDDKPSLLEEVRVLKQQFSKELEDVSEGLKDKGESCDSCSHPSPSQLCLPPQKLSLSTISPSWAACNESCDIRSTLEVISCTTCQKHFLTCQDPAVCPGQWSTNHLGLQPPRLHSRSMDWEELQVGYGHRHRSAPGDPSWRCYIFWLKKKKKKEEEEAQKGPAGHLSSSTEQRSQLLSGSSLTSGFW
- the TEX51 gene encoding testis-expressed protein 51 isoform X1, producing the protein MLLLLLSCLLPTTNGKNCLQCWQELPALIDYDLQILWGTPGPPAELSQSLHSLFMDNQSSPENSYLGQDHLEEAAGTLFTHIDKAIKKLRDDKPSLLEEVRVLKQQFSKELEDVSEGLKDKGESCDSCSHPSPSQLCLPPQKLSLSTISPSWAACNESCDIRSTLEVISCTTCQKHFLTCQDPAVCPGQWSTNHLGLQPPRLHSRSMDWEELQVGYGHRHRSAPGDPSWRCYIFWLKKKKKKEEEEAQKVLGPPGSPRRESCVCLGIASLEAPSLVPWAWFPKECRIEGWDSGEPPSAPSVSRPIQGQAPGTEQEQSPQSPTDPQSAPCP
- the TEX51 gene encoding testis-expressed protein 51 isoform X9, which codes for MLLLLLSCLLPTTNGKNCLQCWQELPALIDYDLQILWGTPGPPAELSQSLHSLFMDNQSSPENSYLGQDHLEEAAGTLFTHIDKAIKKLRDDKPSLLEEVRVLKQQFSKELEDVSEGLKDKGESCDSCSHPSPSQLCLPPQKLSLSTISPSWAACNESCDIRSTLEVISCTTCQKHFLTCQDPAVCPGAWTGKNFRWAMGIGIALPLATLAGGGCYIFWLKKKKKKEEEEAQKGPAGHLSSSTEQRSQLLSGSSLTSGFW
- the TEX51 gene encoding testis-expressed protein 51 isoform X5; the encoded protein is MLLLLLSCLLPTTNGKNCLQCWQELPALIDYDLQILWGTPGPPAELSQSLHSLFMDNQSSPENSYLGQDHLEEAAGTLFTHIDKAIKKLRDDKPSLLEEVRVLKQQFSKELEDVSEGLKDKGESCDSCSHPSPSQLCLPPQKLSLSTISPSWAACNESCDIRSTLEVISCTTCQKHFLTCQDPAVCPGAWTGKNFRWAMGIGIALPLATLAGDVTFSGSRRRKRRRRRRHKRDQLATCHLQLNKGPSCCQEALLPLGFGNSTCPDPSTWGSNSSEVLRPRKLHSLLRFLYTHAL
- the TEX51 gene encoding testis-expressed protein 51 isoform X3; its protein translation is MLLLLLSCLLPTTNGKNCLQCWQELPALIDYDLQILWGTPGPPAELSQSLHSLFMDNQSSPENSYLGQDHLEEAAGTLFTHIDKAIKKLRDDKPSLLEEVRVLKQQFSKELEDVSEGLKDKGESCDSCSHPSPSQLCLPPQKLSLSTISPSWAACNESCDIRSTLEVISCTTCQKHFLTCQDPAVCPGAWTGKNFRWAMGIGIALPLATLAGGGCYIFWLKKKKKKEEEEAQKVLGPPGSPRRESCVCLGIASLEAPSLVPWAWFPKECRIEGWDSGEPPSAPSVSRPIQGQAPGTEQEQSPQSPTDPQSAPCP
- the TEX51 gene encoding testis-expressed protein 51 isoform X7, whose translation is MLLLLLSCLLPTTNGKNCLQCWQELPALIDYDLQILWGTPGPPAELSQSLHSLFMDNQSSPENSYLGQDHLEEAAGTLFTHIDKAIKKLRDDKPSLLEEVRVLKQQFSKELEDVSEGLKDKGESCDSCSHPSPSQLCLPPQKLSLSTISPSWAACNESCDIRSTLEVISCTTCQKHFLTCQDPAVCPGQWSTNHLGLQPPRLHSRSMDWEELQVGYGHRHRSAPGDPSWRWMLHFLAQEEEKEGGGGGTKGPGTSRIPEEGKLCLLGDSKSRGPKSGSLGLVSKGV
- the TEX51 gene encoding testis-expressed protein 51 isoform X10; this translates as MLLLLLSCLLPTTNGKNCLQCWQELPALIDYDLQILWGTPGPPAELSQSLHSLFMDNQSSPENSYLGQDHLEEAAGTLFTHIDKAIKKLRDDKPSLLEEVRVLKQQFSKELEDVSEGLKDKGESCDSCSHPSPSQLCLPPQKLSLSTISPSWAACNESCDIRSTLEVISCTTCQKHFLTCQDPAVCPGQWSTNHLGLQPPRLHSRSMDWEELQVGYGHRHRSAPGDPSWRWMLHFLAQEEEKEGGGGGTKGTSWPLVIFN
- the TEX51 gene encoding testis-expressed protein 51 isoform X4; amino-acid sequence: MLLLLLSCLLPTTNGKNCLQCWQELPALIDYDLQILWGTPGPPAELSQSLHSLFMDNQSSPENSYLGQDHLEEAAGTLFTHIDKAIKKLRDDKPSLLEEVRVLKQQFSKELEDVSEGLKDKACNESCDIRSTLEVISCTTCQKHFLTCQDPAVCPGQWSTNHLGLQPPRLHSRSMDWEELQVGYGHRHRSAPGDPSWRCYIFWLKKKKKKEEEEAQKVLGPPGSPRRESCVCLGIASLEAPSLVPWAWFPKECRIEGWDSGEPPSAPSVSRPIQGQAPGTEQEQSPQSPTDPQSAPCP
- the TEX51 gene encoding testis-expressed protein 51 isoform X6: MLLLLLSCLLPTTNGKNCLQCWQELPALIDYDLQILWGTPGPPAELSQSLHSLFMDNQSSPENSYLGQDHLEEAAGTLFTHIDKAIKKLRDDKPSLLEEVRVLKQQFSKELEDVSEGLKDKDIRSTLEVISCTTCQKHFLTCQDPAVCPGQWSTNHLGLQPPRLHSRSMDWEELQVGYGHRHRSAPGDPSWRCYIFWLKKKKKKEEEEAQKVLGPPGSPRRESCVCLGIASLEAPSLVPWAWFPKECRIEGWDSGEPPSAPSVSRPIQGQAPGTEQEQSPQSPTDPQSAPCP
- the TEX51 gene encoding testis-expressed protein 51 isoform X11, coding for MLLLLLSCLLPTTNGKNCLQCWQELPALIDYDLQILWGTPGPPAELSQSLHSLFMDNQSSPENSYLGQDHLEEAAGTLFTHIDKAIKKLRDDKPSLLEEVRVLKQQFSKELEDVSEGLKDKDIRSTLEVISCTTCQKHFLTCQDPAVCPGAWTGKNFRWAMGIGIALPLATLAGDVTFSGSRRRKRRRRRRHKRSWDLQDPRGGKAVSAWG